The Nicotiana tomentosiformis chromosome 2, ASM39032v3, whole genome shotgun sequence genome includes the window GTTGCTTCTATCATCGGTAAACCCGAGAACGTACGTATTCTCTACCTCCCTCTACCTCTGCACGAACAAGTTAGGATCGACTATATGAATTTTTCGTCAATATTTTCTTATCCATATGATTGCTATATATGATGATTTCTTCCGAAACTGTCTAGCTATTTTCTTTCTTTCAGCAAGAGTTTTTTCATTCTACTTTCTTCTTTCTTAAAGAGGGGTATAAGATTCGTGTAAAGGTGAGGTTTGTAAACGGTTAATGTTATTTGGTAGGGCTTTAACAACTCTTATACACCCTCCGATCGTTTTCATTTTATGTTGGCGGTGTTTGCTTCCGGCCGGACTTcaggaaggaaaaaaaaaagtagaGACACACACATATAGTGGCGGAACTAGAAATTTTAATAGGgttgtcaaaatataaaaaataaaataaagggaaTCAACATAGTAGTATTTtagcataaaaataatttttttttctggcAAAACGGTATAATTTTTCGGAGAAGATGGACATATATGAGAACTACTTTTAAAACTTGTAATTTTGTCATGGCATATTTATAATTATATTCCCAAGCAATTTATACTGAGAGGAGATGTATATTTTACCATTAAAAATTTGTGGTAATAAGAAAACTAGCAGGGCCCTTATTGTCTGTCGTCTGTCGTCAATTGATTTGTGTATTATCAAGTTGTAGAAATGATTGAAGTACGTTGTTCGTTGTTTAAAACGGTTCACACTTTTCTTATCCAAAACAAATGTCCTAAGCTGGAAAAGTCATGTGCAACTTTTGCATCCAATCCTTGACTTAGTTGACCAAAATGAATGGCCACAGATCAGAGGGTTTGAGGTTATTTGAGATCCCTAGCAACTATTAGCACTTGACACATATAAAAACGTGTCCATTGTTATTGGaaagtgaaaaagaaaagaaactctTTTGACCCTAGCTCGTATTGTTTTCTCCACCAGTCGCGTCTGTCAATATCTAttggaaaaaatatatatttgaagtTACAGTTGAAAAAGATTACTAGTAATTGCTTTGGATATGATCGACCTTCACTTGAAGATACGTTTAAATTGAAAATCTGTGAGTAGAACTATTATTGCACTTGAAATATTACTCAAACCATTAATTATACTTTGAATTAGAAGTTGAAATACCCAACAAATTTGTTATCTAAACATTGAATTGCAATTTTTTAACATTATTTCAGAGTATTATGCATGTCCAAATGACGTAATTTGATGTGAAATCATGTCCGTGATAGACACTATGATAAAGACTATATGCATGCAAGTAAATGCCTTTGTCAGCATAGatcaaataagaaattaatagATAAAATTAATATAAAAGTGCCAGaattgaaaaatgagaatttgacaAAAGCTAAACTCTCTGGAAGAATATATAAACCTTGTCGTGTCAAAAGGCAAAAAAACGCATGGGCGAAGGATATATTGAggtgagggtctatcggaaataacccCTCTACTTCCACAAGGTAGAGTACGATATGCGTACATATTACCTTCCCCAAACCCTACTTATAAAATTACATTGAGTTTGTTGTTGTGGCATGGGCGGAGGATACTATGACATGATGAGTCTTATTATTATGTtactattattataaaagcaaCATCAAATTGACATGTATATATTTTCTTTATGGTTTCAAGATGCTCCCCAATATATTAGACTTTAAACCAACAaaaccaacaacaaaaaaaaaaacatggaACTTCGTATGTTTCGTATTTTGACTTTGTATATATGTGTTTTCGCAGTTCGTAATGGTTGTACTGAAAGGATCAGTGGATATATCATTTGGAGGGAACAAGGAAGCAGCTGCATTTGCTGAGATTATATCAATGGGTGGCATTAACTCAGATGTCAAGAGAAACCTTATTGCTACTCTCGGCACCATTTTGCAGAATAATTTCTCCATTCCCAGAGCTAGATTCTTTCTCAAGGTCTATGATACAACAATGGCTACCAAATTCTCCAAACTCTAATTTTCTCAAATCAATATCACTGTCATGTTCGTTCTCCTTTTTGTTTAATTTACATTGCAATGAAAGCATGATATAGTGATTTTATTAAAGGGCAATCCACCCTTCCTATTTCTTTTATGGATTTAGTTTCTCCCGACAGTTTTGAGGTATCTTGGTGCTGATTAGGGGCGGCAAACGGGGTCGGGTCGAATATGGACGGGTTGAAAATGGATAATGCAAatagataaattatccgaccaGACCCATATTTAATATGGATATAAAATGGATTAACCGGCGGatatattatccatgacttcttgaatatgatcacttttgcgagaattcttaatcttccaaacttgaggaacccccaatttaaGTGTTTACAAATGTAAAAGCTAAACTCATTAATTATCCATGGGTTATCTATTTTCTAAGTAGATAATATagtttttatccatatttgacccatttttaaattaaaaaaatcattatccaacctattttttagtggataatatgaatGGATAACTATTTTTTTAATCCATTTTACCACCACTAGCGGTGATtttagcaacaaaaaaaaaaagaaagaagaattaacctaaatagttgCTCATCcaaccgcttaaactaaaaataaccggGAATAGTCCATATATAATATGAGTATAACcatgtataatctatatatatatatatatatatatagagatgcTACGAAAAGTAAATAGCTAGTGAATCTGATTGACTATTTGTGTAAACATCCCAGAAGACACAACATTGAATATCAACCCTCCAAAAACTAATGGTTTTCCCTTGGCAAAAGCATAATGTTGTGAAAGGAACTAGAGATTTTCCCAAGAGAATTTGTGCAAAAGATGGCTCGCGACGCTACTTAACTGTACTAT containing:
- the LOC104101288 gene encoding uncharacterized protein, whose product is MPCFNVSTNVNLDGVDTAPFFSEATKAVASIIGKPENFVMVVLKGSVDISFGGNKEAAAFAEIISMGGINSDVKRNLIATLGTILQNNFSIPRARFFLKVYDTTMATKFSKL